TCCGACGGCGTGATCGGGGTCAAGCTGCTGCGGGCCGTGGAACGGGGCAGCCGCGTCGTCACCGTCGACCCGCGGCGGACGCAGATCGCGTCCCGGTCCGCTCTGCACCTCGCGATCCGGCCGGGAACCGACTGCGCACTGGCCCTCGGCATGATCAGGATCGTCATCGACGAGGGCTGGTACGACCGCGACTTCGTCGCCGCCCACACCTCCGGATTCGACGAACTCGCCGAGCACGTACGGGCGTACGACCTCGAGCGGGTCGCGCGGATCACCGGTCTCGCACCCGGGCTCATCCACGACGCGACCCGCTGCTACGCCCTCGCGGCACGGGCGTGCATCGAGGCCGGAACCGGTCTGTCGCAGAACGAGAACTCCTTCGACACGCACCGCGCGATCGCCCTCCTCGCCGCCCTCTGCGGGAACATCGACGCCCCCGGTGGCGACCTGATCTGGGAGCCGATGCCGATCGAGGGCCGGCGTGCCTTCCCCCGCTCGGACCTGCTCCCCGAAGAGCAGGCGAGGAAGCGGATCGGCGGCGACAAGCACAAGATCCTCTCGATGGCGGGCTGGGTCGCGCCGGGAGACCTGCACGAGGCCATCGTCACCGGGTCGCCGTACCCCGTCACCTCGATGGTGGTCTTCGGCAGCAACATCCTGGCCTCACACGAGAACACCGGGCTGGTCCGCGAGGCGATCGGCAAGCTGGACCTGCTCGTCGTGTGCGACCTGTTCATGACGCCGACCGCCCGGTACGCGGATGTCGTCCTGCCGACCTCGAGCTGGCTCGAGCGGGACCAGATCGTCGAGTTCAACTCCTACATCGCGGCCCGGCAGCGGATCGCCACCGTGGACGGCTGCCGCTCGGACGAGGAGATCATCCTCGAACTCGCCGCGCGGCTCGGCCTGAGCAGGCACTTCTTCCCCTCGCTGGAGGCCGCCCTCGACGCCAAGCTGGCCGGCATCGACCTCACCTGGGAACAGTTCACCAAGATCGGCTACATCCGCAACGAGAAGCGGTACCGCAAGTACCGAGACGGCGGATTCGCCACCCGGTCCGGACGCGTCGACCTGATGAACAACGGGCTGCGCGCCCTGGGCTACGAGCCGTTCCCGTCCTACCGCGCGCAGCCGGAGGCGGATCCGGACCTGCCGTACATCATGACCAGCGCCCACTCGCGCCGGTTCTACAACACCGAGTTCCACCAACTGCCGACCACCTCGCGCGGCCAGACCGCGGCGCGCGTGACCGTCCACCCGGACACCGCGGAGCGGGAGGGGCTGACGGACGGCGACGAGGTCGACCTCTACTCGCGGGCCGGCGCGCGCGGGGTGCGCATGACGGTCAGGATCTCCGACTCCGTCGCACCGAACGTCGTGATGGCGGATGCCGGCTGGTGGTATCCGCACGAGTCCTCGGTGGACGGGCAGCTCAGATCCTCGGTCAATCTCGTGACGACCAACGACCGTTCCGACGTGCATATGGGGAGCGCGACGATGAGAGGTTTCGCAGTGGGAATCCGGCGGCGAGGACCCGGCCGTGGCTAGCGCGCGAGGCACCGTCGCCGCCCGCGTGCCGGAGACCGACGAGGGCCTGCAGGGCGACGAACTGGCCCTCAAGTACGACGAGATGCAGCGCCACATCCGGGACAACGGCTGGCTCGAGGAGAAGATCGAGGACATCCTGAAGGCGGAGATCGACTCCGGGGAGGTCCTGGAACTCGGCTGCGGGCCGGGCTACCTGGGCCTGGAATGGATCACCCGGGCCGACGCCTCCGCCCGGCTCGTCGGCCTCGACATCTCACCGGCGATGCTCCGGCGGGCGAGCACCAACGCGGACGGGTACGGCGTCACCGGCCGCTGCACCTACACCTGCGGCACCGTGCTGGCGCTGCCGTTCGCGGACCACCGCTTCGACCACGCCATCAGCGCGTCCTCGCTGCACGAATGGGCGGATCCGGTGACCGCCCTGTCGGAGATGCACCGCGTGCTCAGACCGGGCGGGCGGTACTGCGTCTCCGATCTGCGCCGCGACGTCGACCGCACGACCTTCCAGTTCATGAAGGCGAACATCGCGGCCGACATGCGCCCGGGCTTCCGGACCTCGATCCGCTCCTCGTACGTCAAGAGCGAGGTCGAGGAGATCCTGCGAGGCACCGCGCTGGAGACGGCCGTCGTGACGGAAGTGCAGATGGGAATCGTGATCACCGGCAGGAAGGAAGTGCCATGAACGCACCCGCGGGAAGTTCGCCGGCCATCACCGCCACGCGCGACGGGCGATTCCCCGACCGCCCCGGCTTCGACCGGACCTGGGAGGAGATCCTGCAGACGTCGGCCGCGTGGCGGGACATCGACTGCGGGCAGTACCTGGCGGCCTGGTGCGGACACGCGCCGGACCACGTCGTCGGGAGGCTGGCCGGGGTCAACCACGTCGGCATCTACATGGGCGACTACGACAGCGACGACGAGGTGTTCGGCTGGAACGCCTACCTGAACGACCTCAGGGCGTCCGGCCGGATCGCCACCGTCGAGATGGGGCCGTCGTACATCTCCCCCCGGCAGTACGGCACACCGGGCTGGTGGAACGCGATCGTCCTCTCCGACGGACGCGCCGTCGAGATGTTCGCGTGCCGCCGGTTCGGCTCCTGGGCGGACCGGTCCGCGGACGAGCGGGGACGCCTGATGTCCCATGTCGCGATCGACGTGCACGCCGACACCGACGTCCGCTACCTGCTGGACGTCCTCGACCGGGACGTCGACCACCTGGAGAACATCGCGTTCACCGAGGCGGACGAACTCGGCCACACCTACGGGCACCTGCGCAACAACGACAGCGGCACGGTGCTGGAGATCGTGTACGAGGCACCGCGCGGCGGGACGGGGCACGGCGATGGCGGTCATTGACATATCGCCGTACTCCGGCGAGCACTGCGAGTCCACCGCGCTGCTCAACATGCTCCGCAACCACGACGTGGAGCTGAGCGAGCCGCTGATCTTCGGCCTGGGGCAGGGGCTGTCGTTCCTGTACTGGCACTCGAAGCAGATGCCGAACCCGTTCCTCGCCGGCCGGGTCAAGCCGGACCACCTCATGCGCAACGTGTCGGACGCGCTCGGCCTCGAACTGCTGGCGGGCGAGACGACGTCACCGGCGAAGGCCGAGGCCACCCTGATCGCGGCGCTCGACGAGGGCGATGTGGTGGGCCTCAAGCTCGACCGCTACCACCTCGACTACGCCCGGGAGAACCACCACTTCGCCGCGCACTACGTCGCCTGCATCGGATACGAGGACGACCGGTTCGTCGTCGTCGAGACCCGGTCGCTCGGCGTCCAGTCGACATCGCGGGAGAGCCTGGCACGGGCCCGGTCCGCCAGGGGCCCGATGTCCTCGCGGAACCTGTCGGTCCGGGTCAGGCCGCGCGGGTACGACGAGTCGGTCCTCGCCAAGGCCTGCCAGTCCTCGATCCTGGCCACCGCACAGGAGTTCCTCAGCCCGCCGATCACCAACATGGGATTCAAGGGGATCGCGAAGGCCGGCTCGCTCATGCGCGGATGGCACGACCGGCTCGACCGTCCCCTGGAGGCGATGGGCGCCGTCGGCACCAGCATGGAGGAAGGAGGCACCGGCGGCGGGCTCTTCCGGACGCTGTGGGCGCAGTTCCTGGAGGAGGCCTACGAGCTGACCGGCATCGAGGTCTACGACGAGCTCGCCGTCGAGTACCGCCGGATCTCCAAGTGCTGGACGGACGTGGCGAACCTGCTGCGCGACGCCGACGACGCCGCTGCCCGGCGCTCACTCGACGAGGCGGCGTCGATCGTGGACGCTCTCGCGGCCGAGGAGCGCACGGCGATGGTGCGGCTGGAGGAGGCGTCCCGATGACCGCGCTCACCCGGCCGGCCGGCCACGACCCGCGCAGCAGGCTGTACGACACCCTCGCCTCCCGCGTCGACATCGCGCGGAAGGTCGCCGCGGTGACGTCCCTGGACCGGCGGCAGCTCGACGCATGGGCGGCCCAGGCGCTCGCCGCGACCGTGGAGCACGCCTGCCGCAACTCCCCGTTCTACGCCGGCTTCGTACCGGCCGAGGTGGCCGGAGCGGTCGCCCGGGGCCGTCCGCACGCGTTCGAGGCCGTTCCCTTCACCACGCGCGAACACCTCTCCGCGGCCTATCCGCTCGGCATGCTCGCCGTACCGCGGCGTGAGGTCATCCGGTTCGACGAGAGTTCCGGCACCGGCAACGGGCGCCCGATCGCGGCGTTCTTCACGATGGCGGACTGGCTGGAGAACAACCTCACCGTCGCCGGGCTGCTCGCCGCCGTGCTGGACGAGCGGGACGTCGCGGCCATCGCCGTCCCCTACGAGCTGGCCGGGGTCGGCCAGGACCTCGACCGCGCCATCGAGATCCTGGGGTGCACCATCGTGCCGCTGGGCGCGGCCTCACCGTCCTGCACCCCGGACCGGATGGTCGACGCCCTGCGGCGGTCCGGCGCGACCACGCTGGTGTGCTCCGGAACGCGCGCCCTGTTCCTCGGCGAGATCGCTCGCCGCCGCGGCGTGGACCCGCGTCGCGACCTGCCGGTCTCGAAGATCCTCATGGCGGGGGAGGGCGCGTCGCCGGCCAAGAAGCGGCGCCTGGCCGACCAGTGGGACGCCGTCGCGTACTCGATGTTCGGCATGACCGAGACCAACACCCTGGCCATGTTCTGCCGGGAGCGCGAGCTGCACCTGGTGGAGACCCGCACGTTCTTCGAGGTGGTGGACCCGGCATCCGGCGAGCGGCTGCCGGACGGCTCGGCCGGTGAGCTGGCCGTGACGACCCTGGCGAGCCGGGCCATGCCGCTGCTGCGCTACCGGACCGGCGACGTCTGCCGGATCGAGGCGGCGCCGTGCGGCTGCGGCTCCCCGCTGCGCCGGCTGCAGCACCGCGGCCGGATCGGCGACCGGATCCCGGTCGGCGGGCGCTGGACCTCCCAGCTGGAGATCGAGGACATCGTGCTGGGCGCCATGACCGCCGCGCCGTACTACTTCGCCTTCGACGTCGACGGGGACACCCTGGAGATCGCCCTGCCGCCGTCGAGCGGCGACGACGCGACCCGGGAGTCGATCGCGGCCGGCGTCCGCGACCGTCTCGGCGCGTCCACCAGATTCCGCCGGCTGGACACCGACCGGTTCGAGACGGCGCTGCGCACCTCGGCCAAGCCGACCATGCGCAACTTCCAAGCCCACGCGGGAGGGAGGGCCCGGGGTGAGGGTTGAACTGCCGCTTCCCACGCGCGTGCCGATCGACGGGCGCTTCGAGATCGACGACACGTGCATCGACTGCAAGCTCTGCAACGACCTGGCGCCGGAGAACTTCGACGCGGATCTCGACAACGACGTCCACTACGTGTGCAAGCAGCCCGAGACACCCGACGAGCTGGAACGGGTCCTCGACGCGTTCGAATCCTGCCCCACCGAATCGATCCGGTACTCAGCTGGGCCTACTGAGGAGTGATGGCGCAATGTCAAGCCTGGACGACCCGGTGGCGGCCGACGCGTGCCCCGGCCGGCGGCAGACGACCGAACTGGGGCCGGTGGCCGAGAGCTACGACCAGCTGCACCGCATCGACCTGATCGGCGAGGCGCGCTCCGCCCGAGGGGTGCCCGAGGGCACCTACGACTCGACGGTGTGCGCGGTGTTCCAGGCGTCGGAGGTGTGCCTGCTCAACCTGGCCCGGCTGGCGCGGCGGACGCAGGCGCGCGTACTCGCCGACGACATCCCGGCGGCGTCCCGGTACGTCCAGTGGGCCGTAGGGTTCCACCGGCTGCTGCGCGGGCTCGGCACGGTGATGTTCCACGCCCGCGGCATCTTCGGAGCCGGCGCGTCCGCGGGGACCGCGGCCCTCAGCATCTCCGAGTCCGCGGGCTACGCCTCCTACGTCGACGCGCTCAGGGGACTGGAGGACGCGGCCAGGGGCTCGCTGATGGCCGGTGCGCCCGAGCTGACCCGCTCCACCATCGCCACCGGGAGCATCGACGACCCGCTGTACCGCGTGCTGCACGGCATCCGGATCGGCTGCCACGACGCCACCAAGTGGGAGAGCGACCTCACCGCCGTGCCCGTCGGGGCGGGCCGGAGCACCGACGAGCTGATCTCCGCCGAGACACTGGCGCAGGCGGTCGCCGCGACCGAACTGGACGCGGGCACCATGCACGGCGAGTTCGTCGCCCTGCACCAGGTCCCGGAGATCCTCTGCGCCGAGGCCAACGACCACCTCGAAATCGCCATCCGGGCGATCCGCGCATCGGCCCTGAGCCGGGCCGCGCAGCACCTCGCGGCCTGCCGGGAGCTGCTCGACCCGGTGGTCGAGGCGCAGCGGGTGATGGCCGAGCACCTGGCGACCGGCGAGTACCACGAGTTCCGGACGAACCTGGGACCCGCGAGCGGCACCCATTCGCTGGCGATCAAGCAGCACATGTTCCGTGACCTGTTCAAGCACATGTGGAACGACCTCGAGGCCTGGCTGCGCTCGCTCGGCGAGGCGTCGCTCGAGGAGACCGTCCGGGACATCGACGCACGCCGCCACGACGATCCGGAGACATGGCTGCGGCACACCGTCGTCGACCGGGCCTTCCAGCTGCACTCCGCCCACCAGCAGTGGCGGCACGAGCATCTGCACATGCCCCGCAACTGCCTGGGCAGCGGCGGGACCAAGTCCATGATCGGCATTCCGGACGGTCCCCAGGCGGTCTACAAGATGCGGGACGCGGCCAACGCGCAGCACTCGCTGGCCGCGATCCACCGGGCCCGCCGGACGAGTCTGGCGAACGCCGTGCCGGACTCGCCGCTGGCCAAACTCATCACCGATCCCAGCTCGCTCGACTCCGACCTGATGCGGGTCGTGGGCGAGGCGACCCGCGAGTACTTCCCCCAGGTGCAAGAGCAGAGCTATCAGCCGTTCCGGTCCGGTGCGGCCGAGCGGACCCCGTAGGAGTGCCGACGGTGACCACCGCAGAATCCCAAGCCTCTGACAGCGTCCCACCCGTGGCCGGGACCGCCCTGCCGCCGGGCTCGCCCGGCGGAGCCTGGCGAGGGTCCGACTACGTCGCCAGCATCAAGGACGAGCGGGAGGTCTGGTGCGACGGGCGCAGGGTCGACGTGACCGGCGACCCGGGCTTCCAGCCCATGCTGTCCACGCTGGCCGGCCTGTACGACGCCCAGCACCGGCCCGACCGGGCGGACGAGATGCTCCACCGGTCGGACACCTCCGGCAACCTGGTGAGCCTGTCGTACCTGGCACCGGCCGACCGAGACGGCCTCAGCCGCAAGTGGGCCAACTCCCACCGCTGGGTGGAGGCCTCCTACGGCCAGCTCTCCCGGGTGCCCGACTTCATGTCGAACGTGGTGGTCGGCCTGTACGACTTCCGGTTCCAGCTCGCCGAGGTCGACCCGGAGTTCGGGCGCAACGCCGAGGACTACTACCACTACTGCCGGGAGAACGACCTC
The Streptomyces tirandamycinicus DNA segment above includes these coding regions:
- a CDS encoding molybdopterin-containing oxidoreductase family protein, translating into MTTTRMKSVCRMCHGGCGAVVELVDGVPTGIHGDPDNPTSEGYFCIKGKASLDLLRSPDRLTTPLVRTGPRGSGAFEPVGWDTALDRIADRLAAAIGRHGPESVVLGQGTDRNYQEWVFRLANALGTPNVVGPAHVCFYPRVMASIMTYGGFTFCDYEGDPEVVLLWGSNKPSTHSDGVIGVKLLRAVERGSRVVTVDPRRTQIASRSALHLAIRPGTDCALALGMIRIVIDEGWYDRDFVAAHTSGFDELAEHVRAYDLERVARITGLAPGLIHDATRCYALAARACIEAGTGLSQNENSFDTHRAIALLAALCGNIDAPGGDLIWEPMPIEGRRAFPRSDLLPEEQARKRIGGDKHKILSMAGWVAPGDLHEAIVTGSPYPVTSMVVFGSNILASHENTGLVREAIGKLDLLVVCDLFMTPTARYADVVLPTSSWLERDQIVEFNSYIAARQRIATVDGCRSDEEIILELAARLGLSRHFFPSLEAALDAKLAGIDLTWEQFTKIGYIRNEKRYRKYRDGGFATRSGRVDLMNNGLRALGYEPFPSYRAQPEADPDLPYIMTSAHSRRFYNTEFHQLPTTSRGQTAARVTVHPDTAEREGLTDGDEVDLYSRAGARGVRMTVRISDSVAPNVVMADAGWWYPHESSVDGQLRSSVNLVTTNDRSDVHMGSATMRGFAVGIRRRGPGRG
- a CDS encoding class I SAM-dependent methyltransferase: MASARGTVAARVPETDEGLQGDELALKYDEMQRHIRDNGWLEEKIEDILKAEIDSGEVLELGCGPGYLGLEWITRADASARLVGLDISPAMLRRASTNADGYGVTGRCTYTCGTVLALPFADHRFDHAISASSLHEWADPVTALSEMHRVLRPGGRYCVSDLRRDVDRTTFQFMKANIAADMRPGFRTSIRSSYVKSEVEEILRGTALETAVVTEVQMGIVITGRKEVP
- a CDS encoding BtrH N-terminal domain-containing protein, translated to MAVIDISPYSGEHCESTALLNMLRNHDVELSEPLIFGLGQGLSFLYWHSKQMPNPFLAGRVKPDHLMRNVSDALGLELLAGETTSPAKAEATLIAALDEGDVVGLKLDRYHLDYARENHHFAAHYVACIGYEDDRFVVVETRSLGVQSTSRESLARARSARGPMSSRNLSVRVRPRGYDESVLAKACQSSILATAQEFLSPPITNMGFKGIAKAGSLMRGWHDRLDRPLEAMGAVGTSMEEGGTGGGLFRTLWAQFLEEAYELTGIEVYDELAVEYRRISKCWTDVANLLRDADDAAARRSLDEAASIVDALAAEERTAMVRLEEASR
- a CDS encoding phenylacetate--CoA ligase family protein, producing the protein MTALTRPAGHDPRSRLYDTLASRVDIARKVAAVTSLDRRQLDAWAAQALAATVEHACRNSPFYAGFVPAEVAGAVARGRPHAFEAVPFTTREHLSAAYPLGMLAVPRREVIRFDESSGTGNGRPIAAFFTMADWLENNLTVAGLLAAVLDERDVAAIAVPYELAGVGQDLDRAIEILGCTIVPLGAASPSCTPDRMVDALRRSGATTLVCSGTRALFLGEIARRRGVDPRRDLPVSKILMAGEGASPAKKRRLADQWDAVAYSMFGMTETNTLAMFCRERELHLVETRTFFEVVDPASGERLPDGSAGELAVTTLASRAMPLLRYRTGDVCRIEAAPCGCGSPLRRLQHRGRIGDRIPVGGRWTSQLEIEDIVLGAMTAAPYYFAFDVDGDTLEIALPPSSGDDATRESIAAGVRDRLGASTRFRRLDTDRFETALRTSAKPTMRNFQAHAGGRARGEG
- a CDS encoding ferredoxin, yielding MRVELPLPTRVPIDGRFEIDDTCIDCKLCNDLAPENFDADLDNDVHYVCKQPETPDELERVLDAFESCPTESIRYSAGPTEE